Proteins from a genomic interval of Saccopteryx leptura isolate mSacLep1 chromosome 13, mSacLep1_pri_phased_curated, whole genome shotgun sequence:
- the KCNK18 gene encoding LOW QUALITY PROTEIN: potassium channel subfamily K member 18 (The sequence of the model RefSeq protein was modified relative to this genomic sequence to represent the inferred CDS: inserted 5 bases in 4 codons; deleted 1 base in 1 codon; substituted 1 base at 1 genomic stop codon) codes for MEAAGPPQARRWYQEALEKLLPRLCFLCSLVTYALMGALLFSGVEGGQDLGAGDPEFEGFLEKLCGLLQCNGTVMEDRKLGLRELLPKAKPXWFSRSADWSFLSSLFFCRVISTVGYSHIXPVTPLGKYLCMLYALFGIPLMVLVLTDTGDILATLLSTSYSWFQKLPFLRPPLAQRGCRLLCRRRPAAKPKDQAVPRIVIDAPEEPPGPKPGRCTSAPSGNMELLERLLAQAKSDTRPCPRGRGRCNLSGAGVGRLSCSIVSNLDEVGXRVERLDVPLPAIALLIFAYISCAAAILPXRETPLRFEDAFYFCLVSLTTTGFGDTISEHLHFFLFLSLYIIIGMEIXIAFKLVQNRLINVYKNFILFFAKGKL; via the exons ATGGAGGCGGCAGGGCCGCCCCAGGCCAGGAGGTGGTACCAGGAGGCCCTAGAGAAGCTCCTCCCTCGCCTCTGCTTTCTTTGCTCCCTGGTGACCTACGCGCTGATGGGTGCCCTGCTCTTCTCAGGCGTTGAGGGAGGCCAGGACCTAGGGGCAGGGGACCCGGAGTTCGAGGGTTTCTTGGAGAAGCTCTGCGGCCTCTTGCAATGCAACGGAACCG TTATGGAAGACAGGAAGCTGGGTCTCAGGGAGCTGCTGCCCAAGGCGAAGCC GTGGTTTAGCAGGTCCGCAGACTGGTCCTTCCTGAGCTCGCTCTTCTTCTGCAGGGTCATCAGCACCGTGG GTTACAGCCACA GACCCGTCACCCCGCTCGGCAAGTACTTGTGCATGCTCTACGCGCTCTTCGGCATCCCCCTC ATGGTTCTGGTCCTCACGGACACAGGCGACATCCTGGCGACCCTCTTATCCACGTCTTACAGTTGGTTCCAAAAACTCCCCTTCCTCCGCCCTCCCCTGGCCCAGCGTGGCTGCCGACTGCTGTGCAGGAGAAGGCCGGCCGCCAAGCCCAAGGACCAAGCTGTCCCCAGGATCGTCATCGATGCCCCAGAGGAGCCCCCGGGCCCCAAACCCGGCAGGTGTACCTCAGCCCCAAGCGGCAACATGGAGCTGCTTGAGAGGCTTCTGGCACAAGCGAAGTCAGACACACGGCCCTGCCCCCGCGGCCGTGGGAGGTGTAACTTGTCCGGAGCTGGTGTcgggaggctctcctgctccatcgTCAGCAACCTGGATGAGGTGGGCTAACGGGTGGAGAGGTTGGACGTGCCCCTGCCCGCCATCGCCCTCCTTATTTTCGCCTACATCTCCTGCGCAGCCGCCATCCTCC CCCGGGAGACGCCCCTGCGCTTCGAGGACGCCTTCTACTTCTGCCTCGTCTCGCTGACCACCACTGGGTTTGGGGACACCATTTCGGAACACCTCCacttcttcctgttcctctccctctaTATCATCATCGGGATGGAGA GTATTGCTTTCAAACTGGTGCAGAACAGGCTTATTAATGTCTACAAAAATTTCATACTGTTCTTTGCAAAAGGGAAGCTTTAA